ACTCGTCGCCGCCGAAGCGGGCCAGGATGTCGGAGGCGCGGAAGGTTTGCTTGAGCAGCTCGGCGGCTTCCTTGAGCGCCTGGTCGCCCATCTGGTGGCCGAGTGTGTCGTTGATGCGCTTCATCCCGTCCACGTCGGCAAAGACGAGCAGCACGCCTCGCTGGGTGCGGTCGCCGAGCCGGAGCTGCTTCTCGGCGAGGGTGAAGAAGCCGCGGCGGTTGTAGAGGCCGGTCAGCTCGTCGGCCAGCGAGAGGTTGCGGAGCTCCTCCTCGGCCTGCTTGCGCTCCGTGATGTCCTCGAGCGCGCCCTCGTAATACAGCACCCTGCCCTTCGCGTCGCAGACGGCGCGCGCGCTGTCGCAGACCCACAGGGTCGAGCCGTCAAAGCAGCGCAACTGCGTCTCGAAGTTGCGGACAACCCCCTCCGCCGCCATGCGGTTTTGCCAGTAGTCGCGCTGCTGCGCACTGGGGTAGAGGCGTGAGGCGTCCACGGCGAGCAGGGTCTCACGGTCGGGGTAGCCGAGCATGCGCACCAGGGCGAGGTTCACGTCCAGCAGGGTGCCGTCGGGCGCGGAACGGTACAGGCCCTCGGGCACGCCCTCGAAGAGGTTGCGGTAGCGCTCTTCGCTGACGCGCAGTGCGACCTCGGCGTGCTTGGCCTCGGTAATGTCCTCGACCATGCCGATGCCGAAACTGGGCGCGCCATCGGGCCCGCACACCAGGGAGGCGGTGAGCCGGCCCCACACCACCTGGCCGTCCTTGCGGATATAGCGTTTCTCGATCTGGTAGTGGTCGCGGCGTCCCTCCACGACCTCCTGAAACAGGCGCCAGTCGGCGGCGACGTCCTCGGGGTGGGTGAAGTCGGTGAACACCATGGCGCGCAGCTCATCGGCGGAGTAGCCCAGCATCTTCTGCAACACGGGGTTGCTTTCGACGGGGTGGCCCTGCA
The sequence above is a segment of the Gemmatimonadota bacterium genome. Coding sequences within it:
- a CDS encoding diguanylate cyclase; protein product: QGHPVESNPVLQKMLGYSADELRAMVFTDFTHPEDVAADWRLFQEVVEGRRDHYQIEKRYIRKDGQVVWGRLTASLVCGPDGAPSFGIGMVEDITEAKHAEVALRVSEERYRNLFEGVPEGLYRSAPDGTLLDVNLALVRMLGYPDRETLLAVDASRLYPSAQQRDYWQNRMAAEGVVRNFETQLRCFDGSTLWVCDSARAVCDAKGRVLYYEGALEDITERKQAEEELRNLSLADELTGLYNRRGFFTLAEKQLRLGDRTQRGVLLVFADVDGMKRINDTLGHQMGDQALKEAAELLKQTFRASDILARFGGDEFVVLAIETGKAEAESLTRRLCEKLEARNAAAPAGRELSISMGVVYYEPETGISIDDLLSRADRAMYEAKRERLGSGAAPAQGPTA